A genomic region of Alistipes megaguti contains the following coding sequences:
- a CDS encoding DUF5017 domain-containing protein, with amino-acid sequence MKKYVFVSALFAALVSMSCENQDYVKADYNVRLNETNTYRAGEPVRFDISGNVDNLLFYSGEVGHEYKYYNRYVVAPSDIRAAQFVMDIQCMYGYDALDIYLSDTFEGLSGLDAEADRNRIREMVENGMEGWVKCDYQDGTQRVWYTHEFDLKEYVDKCSIALHWHPTRTNPETEEAISQRTYWINADLITDFGQGANSVNIRNIEWTPVMMNSYYDADPYVINKGNGYFNFNKSGADLILQGVSNTELDFDIDGWLISDPMPLTAVQNDQPLVIKDMQNYMTSYEYTWEKPGTYVVTFVGINTNYAGDSKLVKEFKITVL; translated from the coding sequence ATGAAAAAATATGTTTTTGTCTCGGCATTGTTCGCCGCGCTTGTCTCGATGTCCTGCGAAAATCAGGATTATGTGAAAGCGGACTATAATGTCCGATTGAACGAAACGAACACTTATCGGGCCGGAGAGCCTGTCCGGTTCGATATTTCGGGAAATGTCGACAACCTGCTTTTTTACTCCGGCGAGGTGGGACATGAATATAAGTATTACAATCGCTATGTAGTTGCACCTTCGGATATCCGGGCCGCACAGTTCGTCATGGATATTCAGTGTATGTACGGTTATGACGCCCTGGACATTTATCTTTCCGACACCTTCGAGGGTTTGAGCGGCCTGGATGCCGAAGCGGATCGGAACCGGATCCGGGAGATGGTGGAAAACGGCATGGAGGGTTGGGTGAAGTGTGATTATCAGGATGGGACCCAGCGAGTATGGTATACACATGAATTCGATTTGAAAGAGTACGTAGACAAGTGTTCCATCGCTCTCCACTGGCACCCGACCCGCACCAATCCGGAAACGGAAGAGGCCATATCTCAACGCACCTACTGGATCAATGCGGATCTCATCACCGATTTCGGGCAGGGGGCGAATTCCGTCAACATCCGCAATATCGAATGGACACCCGTCATGATGAACTCCTATTACGATGCCGATCCGTACGTGATCAACAAGGGCAACGGATATTTCAATTTCAACAAGAGCGGCGCCGATCTCATTTTGCAGGGCGTCAGCAACACGGAGCTTGATTTCGACATCGACGGGTGGTTGATTTCCGATCCCATGCCGCTGACGGCCGTACAGAACGATCAACCGTTGGTGATCAAGGACATGCAGAACTACATGACCTCCTATGAATATACCTGGGAGAAGCCAGGAACCTATGTGGTAACATTTGTTGGAATCAACACAAATTACGCCGGAGATTCCAAGTTGGTGAAAGAGTTCAAAATCACGGTATTATGA
- a CDS encoding RagB/SusD family nutrient uptake outer membrane protein: MKRIGKLAWLAISSMAMASCSLLDVEPTVIMKDTYYNTEQEALYGLAGVYGVMNNEDFYGSNYSIICSLNDDLSYCRTAAPTYQIQILEHSAGSVEIYNLWVAIYKGIKNANAFMNAMQDSDLEVAQSYYQEARFMRAYYHFLLAQCWGDVPLLDFENTNAQQLQIAQTPQYDVLKWVIYEMDACLNELSEDLSIAPSRVTRTTAQGILARVCLFTAGATVDRGTDSADEYYRLAMDYSKKVIDSHLHQLNPDYSDIFIKMISDQYDTEYRESMWEVEFKGNREDANHWTNGRIGELNGLQSSPSGNYDKGNCNFAYAFFNASLYLWDLYWQTDRTDDENALPRITDARQNWNIPPYNYAGSTRVGPYGGSEEGKTTCTAGIDKTPYVYSGVSTTDDPTVGGGMRNCGKFRRETIYEGVRSSPSLYTQINFPILRYADVLLMYAEAYNEYYKAPTEEIYNYVKQVRDRAKIKTRPFSEYTSYEAFQSLVRNERARELCFEAIRKYDLVRWGILVEQMRKYAEWALDLRWSASGNTAAYAARLASIQERHIVLPIPSIELGVNPNLKQHPLW; encoded by the coding sequence ATGAAGAGAATAGGAAAATTGGCCTGGCTGGCCATATCGTCGATGGCTATGGCATCTTGCAGCCTGCTGGACGTGGAGCCCACCGTGATCATGAAGGATACCTACTATAATACCGAACAGGAGGCTTTGTACGGTTTGGCGGGTGTGTACGGCGTGATGAACAACGAAGATTTCTATGGAAGCAACTACTCCATTATCTGCTCGCTGAATGATGATCTTTCGTATTGCCGGACGGCGGCGCCAACCTACCAGATTCAGATCCTGGAGCATAGTGCTGGATCGGTGGAAATTTACAACCTCTGGGTGGCGATCTATAAAGGGATCAAGAACGCCAATGCCTTCATGAATGCCATGCAGGATTCAGATCTGGAAGTGGCCCAAAGCTACTATCAGGAAGCTCGTTTCATGCGGGCCTACTACCATTTCTTACTGGCACAATGCTGGGGCGATGTTCCGTTGCTGGATTTTGAGAACACCAACGCCCAACAGCTTCAGATTGCCCAGACTCCGCAGTATGACGTGCTCAAATGGGTGATCTACGAAATGGACGCCTGTCTGAATGAACTCTCCGAGGATCTGAGTATCGCGCCGTCGCGTGTGACACGCACAACGGCACAGGGTATTCTGGCGCGAGTTTGTCTGTTCACGGCCGGAGCTACGGTAGACCGGGGTACAGACTCGGCGGACGAATATTACAGGCTGGCGATGGATTACAGCAAAAAGGTTATTGACAGTCATCTTCATCAATTGAATCCCGATTACTCGGACATCTTTATCAAAATGATTTCGGATCAGTACGATACCGAATACCGGGAGTCGATGTGGGAGGTGGAATTCAAAGGAAACCGCGAGGATGCCAACCACTGGACGAACGGTCGGATCGGGGAGTTGAACGGGTTGCAGAGCTCGCCGAGCGGAAACTACGACAAGGGGAATTGCAACTTTGCCTATGCGTTCTTCAATGCGTCGCTCTACCTGTGGGATCTCTATTGGCAGACGGATCGTACGGATGATGAGAATGCGTTGCCTCGGATTACGGATGCCCGGCAGAATTGGAATATTCCGCCTTACAATTATGCCGGATCAACGCGTGTCGGCCCCTATGGAGGCTCGGAAGAGGGAAAGACGACCTGTACGGCCGGAATCGACAAGACTCCGTATGTGTACAGCGGTGTCTCCACGACGGATGATCCTACGGTGGGCGGCGGAATGCGCAATTGCGGAAAATTCCGGCGCGAGACCATCTACGAAGGGGTTCGTTCCTCGCCGAGCCTCTATACGCAGATTAACTTCCCGATTCTGCGTTATGCGGATGTTCTGTTGATGTACGCCGAGGCCTATAACGAGTATTACAAGGCGCCCACGGAAGAGATCTATAATTATGTGAAGCAGGTGCGCGATCGTGCGAAGATCAAGACCCGACCCTTCTCGGAATACACCTCATATGAGGCCTTTCAGTCGCTGGTCCGTAACGAACGGGCCCGGGAACTCTGTTTCGAGGCAATTCGCAAATATGACCTCGTGCGCTGGGGTATTCTGGTCGAGCAAATGCGTAAATACGCGGAGTGGGCCCTGGACCTGCGCTGGTCGGCATCCGGAAATACGGCGGCGTATGCAGCCCGTTTGGCCTCGATTCAGGAGCGTCATATCGTTCTGCCGATTCCGTCGATCGAACTCGGCGTCAACCCCAATCTGAAACAGCACCCGCTTTGGTAA